From one Marmota flaviventris isolate mMarFla1 chromosome 1, mMarFla1.hap1, whole genome shotgun sequence genomic stretch:
- the Ccdc188 gene encoding coiled-coil domain-containing protein 188, whose product MEGPKTLGPCGHSHSQCPPAPASGSHGGCLDQPCQGFVRWPCLVPIPSTHSLESVRTFPAPGSGGREPRVGGEATRVFLSSEEGEMQWQRVREPVGPRQREMEAELGWGWPLHQGREQGPFRQGGSPCTGPRPCPCPSLPLGRGVPASPRVAPSQLQSGPLGSAEQSFLQLEQENHSLKRQNQDLREQLGVLLGPGQQFLPLCPEHSSCTALAWSPESASTRPLEDRTPVQLLRRELCQGEEAFVRQSQNELQQIRLSFERKKMAITEVWDGVAEVHMALNNQATGLLNLKKDIRGVLEQMEDIQLEILGERAQCRTQARKEQQMECTEKGRPQLECSEGLKGQLWLLALRLLLGALLACTAAYVYVVDPAPFEGLVPPLMSRATVWKLRALLGPFLRLEVDDFLPF is encoded by the exons atggaggggcCAAAAACTCTGGGACCATGTGGCCACTCCCACTCCCAgtgtcccccagccccagcctcggGCAGCCACGGAGGATGCTTGGATCAGCCCTGCCAGGGATTTGTAAGGTGGCCCTGTCTGGTTCCCATCCCCTCCACTCACTCACTGGAGTCTGTGAGGACTTTTCCAGCCCCGGGGTCAGGGGGCAGGGAGCCCAGGGTGGGGGGTGAGGCAACCAGGGTCTTTCTTTCAAGTGAAGAAGGAGAGATGCAGTGGCAGAGAGTGAGAGAGCCAGTAGGGCCAAGACAAAGAGAAATGGAGGCAGAACTGGGGTGGGGCTGGCCCCTGCACCAAGGGCGAGAGCAGGGGCCATTCAGGCAGGGGGGATCCCCCTGTACAGGGCCTAGACCCTGCCCATGTCCAAGCCTTCCATTGGGAAGAGGGGTCCCAGCCTCACCCAGAGTAGCCCCCTCTCAGCTCCAGAGCGGGCCGCTGGGGTCTGCAGAACAATCCTTTCTCCAGCTGGAGCAGGAGAACCACAGCCTG AAAAGGCAGAACCAGGACCTTCGGGAGCAGCTGGGGGTCCTCCTGGGTCCAGGACAGCAGTTCCTGCCCCTGTGTCCAGAGCATTCAAGTTGCACAGCCTTGGCCTGG TCCCCTGAATCAGCCAGCACCCGGCCCCTGGAGGACAGGACACCTGTTCAGCTGCTACGGCGGGAGCTGTGCCAGGGGGAGGAGGCCTTCGTTCGGCAGTCTCAG AATGAGCTACAACAAATACGACTGTCCTTTGAGAGGAAGAAGATGGCCATCACTGAG GTATGGGACGGTGTGGCCGAGGTACACATGGCTCTGAACAACCAGGCCACTGGGCTCCTG AACCTCAAGAAGGACATCCGGGGCGTGCTAGAGCAGATGGAGGACATTCAGCTGGAGATTCTGGG GGAGCGGGCCCAGTGCCGCACCCAGGCCAGGAAGGAGCAACAGATGGAGTGCACGGAG AAAGGGAGGCCACAGCTGGAATGTTCCGAGGGCCTCAAGGGCCAGCTCTG GCTGCTGGCCCTGAGGCTGCTACTGGGCGCCCTGCTGGCCTGCACCGCTGCCTACGTGTATGTGGTGGACCCCGCACCCTTCGAGGGGCTAGTGCCGCCCCTGATGAGCCGAGCCACCGTCTGGAAGCTCCGGGCCCTACTGGGCCCCTTCCTGCGCCTCGAGGTGGACGACTTCCTGCCCTTCTAG